A portion of the Phormidium ambiguum IAM M-71 genome contains these proteins:
- a CDS encoding GAF domain-containing protein — protein sequence MTQQQKRYSEDKKIVNLGRVLQILREEENVDVLIETTLNYLQSEFQYDLIWLGLYDHIEHRILGKGGITPNGDLSFLKQKFFLQPGDLLEQVVIQQRPIGVPDLGDANRAGEWRKAALNFKIRGTLMFPIRHRDRCFGVVILGLLGWGISPQAEEKAQLSVLLGTLAASLNQIEINWNRQRTKRPDEPLLAIMQKLPALPTMLQRLEAIVAETHQFVNPTRTNIYWFEPEKRYFWRYMSNRLTGIAGDSQQSASGITVQESGSFYSAMLGDQIVAIGESLSSLKADVTSRLLQRMGARSLLAAPILLQDELLGFLSVEGSDPRIWKEEEKNYLRGAARIIALVSPIEEMETTIKQTKQDQILLAEIAKGIYSEEDWLNTLKEASDRLKERFQSERFLVLLFDSDHKQFEISYQNHPVNRRPLGSVSKPAKRNGKESRVNNPTASPENPYILPHLSDVDWKLLERSSESVVIEDLTTDLKLLSWRDGFLEAGVRSVLVCNTSIGKSLKGLLMITCESARTFTAAEKEVFRVVSQQIGLILQQWQIQKQSAREQKTYQTLQWGLTMMQQNYQNLQQVEESALKACINLLEAPIAALISWLPGEETAKITATTPPSAEFTINTEQTVAIYADELIQEALNTDGLIYKNIQQLTPNTKQWLTASGVEEIIVMALRTTPEHFPTGVVVVCNSLGHHWPESALPAFGLLMAQFAWFRRESFANSSLQQERQELQCLNWYKHRAIEDFCRTVASSLKVFVSLAPKEAAQEVRYQQLCSQLSGSVAAFSRMLARELWSTESVLQSQSEDPIRVTSLLRRSLERVDDLIKSRRLWAKVHDAGDWRSDGQGKSTVNSAALLLKHGSTLVQLVVYELLLAACQRGEEGGRIDIWYRQLNAQDTGIPYPQCFHADYFLELSITDTGNIDPQLIADLQKLPKDDLAPHTLRQPPGLHIRICQLLISAIGGFLNLYILDDGRILTQVLVPIDIST from the coding sequence ATGGTGATTTGAGTTTTTTGAAGCAAAAGTTTTTCCTCCAACCAGGAGATCTTTTAGAACAGGTAGTAATTCAACAAAGACCGATCGGAGTTCCCGATCTAGGAGATGCAAATCGGGCGGGAGAATGGCGCAAAGCCGCACTAAATTTTAAAATTCGCGGAACTTTAATGTTCCCAATTCGCCACCGCGATCGCTGTTTTGGTGTAGTTATCTTAGGATTATTAGGTTGGGGAATTTCGCCACAAGCTGAAGAAAAAGCCCAGTTATCTGTACTTTTAGGAACTTTAGCAGCTTCCTTAAATCAAATTGAAATTAATTGGAATCGCCAGCGTACTAAGCGTCCTGATGAACCTTTGCTAGCAATCATGCAAAAATTGCCAGCTTTGCCGACAATGTTACAGCGACTAGAAGCGATCGTTGCTGAAACCCATCAATTTGTAAATCCCACGCGAACAAATATTTATTGGTTTGAACCCGAAAAACGCTATTTTTGGCGTTATATGAGTAATCGATTGACAGGCATTGCTGGCGATAGTCAACAATCAGCTTCTGGAATTACAGTCCAAGAATCAGGCAGTTTTTATAGTGCTATGTTGGGCGATCAAATTGTAGCGATCGGCGAAAGTTTGAGTTCTCTAAAAGCTGATGTTACTAGTAGATTATTACAAAGAATGGGAGCTAGGTCTTTATTAGCTGCACCAATTCTTTTACAAGATGAACTATTAGGATTTTTATCAGTAGAAGGTAGCGATCCGCGAATTTGGAAAGAAGAAGAAAAAAATTACTTGCGCGGTGCAGCGCGGATAATTGCCTTGGTTTCTCCGATCGAAGAGATGGAAACAACCATCAAACAAACTAAACAAGACCAAATATTATTAGCAGAAATTGCCAAAGGTATTTATAGCGAAGAAGATTGGTTAAATACTTTAAAAGAAGCAAGCGATCGCTTAAAAGAGCGTTTCCAATCCGAGCGTTTTTTAGTATTACTTTTTGATAGCGATCATAAACAATTTGAAATTTCCTATCAAAATCATCCTGTTAATCGCCGACCTTTAGGTTCTGTTAGTAAACCAGCCAAACGTAACGGCAAAGAAAGTAGAGTTAATAATCCCACTGCTTCGCCAGAAAATCCTTATATTTTGCCTCATTTAAGTGATGTAGATTGGAAATTACTAGAACGTAGTTCAGAATCAGTAGTAATAGAAGACCTAACAACAGACTTAAAATTACTTTCTTGGCGAGACGGATTTTTAGAAGCTGGAGTGCGAAGCGTTTTAGTTTGTAATACTAGTATTGGCAAATCACTAAAAGGTTTGTTGATGATTACTTGCGAAAGTGCTCGAACTTTTACCGCCGCAGAAAAAGAAGTTTTCCGAGTAGTTAGCCAACAAATTGGCTTAATTTTGCAGCAATGGCAAATCCAAAAACAATCTGCAAGGGAACAAAAAACTTACCAAACTTTGCAATGGGGTTTGACAATGATGCAGCAAAATTACCAAAATCTGCAACAAGTAGAAGAAAGTGCTTTAAAAGCTTGTATTAATTTGTTAGAAGCACCTATTGCTGCCTTAATTTCTTGGCTACCTGGAGAAGAAACTGCCAAAATTACGGCAACAACACCTCCTAGTGCTGAATTCACAATTAACACAGAACAAACTGTAGCAATTTATGCTGACGAATTAATTCAAGAAGCCTTAAATACTGATGGTTTAATCTATAAAAATATTCAACAACTAACACCAAATACAAAACAATGGTTGACAGCTTCTGGTGTTGAAGAAATTATCGTTATGGCTTTAAGAACTACGCCGGAACATTTTCCCACAGGTGTAGTAGTAGTTTGTAATAGTTTAGGTCATCATTGGCCAGAAAGTGCTTTACCAGCTTTTGGTTTATTGATGGCGCAATTTGCTTGGTTTAGACGAGAATCTTTTGCTAATAGCAGCTTGCAGCAAGAACGTCAAGAATTGCAATGTTTAAATTGGTACAAACATCGGGCAATTGAAGATTTTTGCCGCACAGTAGCATCTAGTTTAAAAGTATTTGTTTCTCTGGCACCTAAAGAAGCTGCCCAAGAAGTGCGCTATCAGCAGCTTTGTTCGCAATTAAGTGGTTCTGTAGCGGCGTTTTCCCGAATGTTAGCTAGGGAATTGTGGAGTACAGAATCTGTTTTACAATCGCAGTCAGAAGATCCAATTCGGGTGACAAGTTTACTGCGGCGGAGTTTGGAAAGAGTTGATGATTTGATTAAAAGTCGCCGTCTGTGGGCAAAAGTTCATGATGCGGGAGACTGGCGTTCTGATGGACAAGGAAAAAGCACTGTTAATTCTGCGGCGTTGTTACTGAAACACGGTTCTACTTTGGTGCAGTTAGTAGTTTACGAACTATTGTTAGCTGCTTGTCAACGTGGTGAAGAAGGCGGCAGAATTGATATTTGGTATCGTCAACTCAATGCCCAGGATACGGGAATTCCTTATCCCCAATGTTTCCATGCTGATTACTTTTTAGAATTGTCGATCACCGATACGGGAAATATCGATCCACAATTAATTGCTGATTTACAAAAGCTACCAAAAGATGATCTAGCACCTCATACTTTACGCCAACCACCTGGACTACATATCAGAATTTGTCAGTTACTTATAAGTGCGATCGGAGGTTTCTTGAACCTCTATATTCTCGATGATGGCAGAATTCTGACTCAAGTGTTAGTGCCGATCGATATTTCAACTTAG
- the secA gene encoding preprotein translocase subunit SecA, whose protein sequence is MLKTLLGDPNARKLKKYQPYITEINLLEEEIKTLSDQELRGKTAEFRQKLKAAKTLAHEKELLDEILPEAFAVVREAGRRVLGMRHFDVQLLGGIILHSGQIAEMKTGEGKTLVATLPSYLNAISGKGVHVVTVNDYLARRDAEWMGQIHRFLGLTVGLIQQGMNPAERQKNYACDITYATNSEIGFDYLRDNMAVAMSEVVQRPFNYCIIDEVDSILIDEARTPLIISGQVERPSQKYIRASEVAAGLNKDDHYEVDEKARNVILADEGFAEAERLLGVKDLYDPNDPWAHYVFNAIKAKELFIKDVNYIVRNDEVVIVDEFTGRVLPGRRWSDGLHQAIEAKERVEIQPETQTLATITYQNMFLLYPKLGGMTGTAKTEEAEFEKIYKLEVTIIPTNRPTGRADLSDVVYKKENGKWIAIAEECAEMHELGRPVLVGTTSVEKSEVLSNLLRQKEVPHNLLNAKPENVERESEIIAQAGRKGAVTIATNMAGRGTDIILGGNADYMARLKLREYLLPRIVRPEEDDDFSPLQVPGAEHNRKSAEGFVPGKKVKTWKASPQIFPTELSKETEKALKEAVELAVREYGERSLPELEAEDKVAVASEKAPTDDPVIQKLRDVYNHIREEYEAFTKREHEEVVRLGGLHVIGTERHESRRIDNQLRGRAGRQGDPGSTKFFLSLEDNLLRIFGGDRVAGLMTALRVEEDMPIESGMLTRSLEGAQRKVETYYYDIRKQVFEYDEVMNNQRRAIYAERRRVLEGQDLKEQVVKYAEKTMEDIVDAYVNPELPSEEWDLKSVVGKVKEFVYLLSDLQPEQLEDLSVGEIKSFLAEQVRIAYDIKEAQIDQFKPGLMREAERFFILQRIDTLWREHLQAMDALRESVGLRGYGQKDPLIEYKSEGYEMFLEMMTAIRRDVVYSLFQFQPQAQPQVETASEMV, encoded by the coding sequence ATGTTAAAAACTCTCTTAGGCGATCCCAACGCTCGGAAACTAAAAAAATACCAACCTTACATTACTGAAATAAACTTACTGGAAGAAGAAATTAAAACTCTTTCAGACCAAGAATTAAGAGGCAAAACTGCCGAATTTAGGCAGAAACTAAAAGCTGCCAAAACCTTGGCACATGAAAAAGAATTACTAGATGAAATTCTCCCTGAAGCATTCGCAGTAGTCCGAGAAGCAGGACGGCGCGTATTAGGAATGCGACATTTTGACGTGCAGTTACTCGGTGGAATTATCCTGCACAGCGGACAAATTGCGGAAATGAAAACAGGTGAAGGAAAAACCTTAGTTGCAACGCTACCTTCTTACCTAAATGCAATTTCTGGAAAAGGCGTTCACGTTGTAACAGTTAACGATTACCTTGCCCGTCGGGACGCAGAATGGATGGGTCAAATCCATCGTTTCTTAGGATTAACAGTAGGATTAATCCAACAAGGAATGAATCCCGCAGAACGGCAAAAAAACTACGCTTGTGACATCACCTACGCAACTAACAGTGAAATTGGGTTTGACTACCTGCGCGATAATATGGCAGTTGCGATGTCAGAAGTAGTACAGCGTCCCTTTAATTACTGCATTATCGACGAAGTTGACTCAATTTTAATCGACGAAGCGCGGACTCCTCTAATTATTTCTGGACAAGTAGAACGTCCCAGTCAAAAATATATTCGCGCTTCCGAAGTAGCAGCGGGATTAAATAAAGATGACCATTACGAAGTAGATGAAAAAGCGCGGAACGTTATCTTAGCTGATGAAGGTTTTGCCGAAGCAGAAAGATTACTAGGAGTGAAAGACCTTTACGATCCTAACGATCCTTGGGCACACTACGTTTTTAATGCAATTAAAGCGAAAGAATTGTTTATTAAAGACGTAAACTACATTGTTCGTAATGACGAAGTAGTAATCGTTGATGAATTTACTGGACGGGTACTTCCCGGAAGACGTTGGAGTGATGGTTTACATCAAGCAATTGAAGCAAAAGAACGAGTAGAAATTCAACCAGAAACTCAAACTTTAGCGACTATTACTTATCAAAATATGTTCCTGCTTTATCCAAAATTGGGGGGAATGACTGGAACGGCGAAGACTGAAGAAGCAGAATTTGAAAAGATTTATAAGCTGGAAGTTACCATTATTCCTACTAACCGTCCTACAGGTCGGGCCGATCTTTCTGATGTAGTTTACAAGAAAGAAAATGGTAAATGGATAGCTATTGCGGAAGAATGCGCGGAAATGCACGAACTGGGTCGTCCGGTGCTAGTTGGTACTACCAGTGTGGAAAAATCGGAAGTACTTAGTAACTTATTGCGTCAGAAAGAAGTTCCCCACAACTTGTTAAATGCGAAACCGGAAAACGTCGAACGGGAATCAGAAATTATTGCCCAAGCAGGACGTAAAGGTGCGGTGACGATCGCAACTAACATGGCAGGACGAGGAACAGATATTATTTTGGGTGGTAACGCCGACTATATGGCGCGGCTAAAATTGCGGGAATATTTATTACCCAGAATTGTTCGTCCCGAAGAAGATGACGATTTTTCACCTTTACAAGTACCAGGCGCAGAACATAACCGCAAAAGTGCAGAAGGTTTTGTTCCAGGGAAAAAAGTGAAAACTTGGAAAGCTTCGCCACAAATTTTCCCCACCGAACTTAGCAAAGAAACAGAAAAAGCACTTAAAGAAGCAGTAGAACTTGCCGTAAGAGAATACGGGGAACGCAGTCTGCCAGAATTGGAAGCAGAAGACAAAGTAGCGGTTGCTTCAGAAAAAGCGCCTACCGACGATCCAGTAATTCAAAAATTACGCGATGTTTATAACCATATTCGGGAAGAATACGAAGCGTTTACCAAACGAGAACACGAAGAAGTTGTCCGATTGGGCGGTTTGCACGTCATTGGTACGGAACGTCACGAGTCTCGCCGGATTGATAATCAGTTGCGGGGACGGGCGGGAAGACAAGGCGACCCTGGTTCGACGAAGTTTTTCCTTAGTTTAGAGGATAACTTATTGCGGATTTTCGGAGGCGATCGCGTCGCTGGATTAATGACCGCCTTGCGGGTAGAAGAAGATATGCCCATCGAATCAGGAATGTTAACCCGTTCCTTAGAAGGTGCCCAAAGAAAAGTCGAAACTTATTACTACGACATTCGGAAACAAGTATTCGAGTACGACGAAGTAATGAATAACCAACGTCGGGCAATTTATGCAGAACGGCGACGGGTACTTGAAGGGCAAGATTTGAAAGAACAAGTGGTTAAATACGCTGAAAAAACGATGGAAGACATCGTAGATGCTTATGTTAACCCAGAGTTACCTTCAGAAGAATGGGATCTTAAGAGTGTGGTTGGTAAAGTTAAGGAATTTGTCTACCTGCTTTCTGATTTACAACCAGAACAATTAGAAGATTTGTCGGTTGGAGAAATCAAGTCTTTCTTAGCAGAACAAGTGCGAATTGCTTACGATATCAAAGAAGCACAAATCGATCAATTTAAACCTGGATTGATGCGGGAAGCAGAACGTTTCTTTATCCTGCAACGCATTGATACTCTCTGGCGGGAACACTTACAAGCAATGGACGCATTGCGGGAAAGTGTGGGACTGCGCGGTTACGGTCAAAAAGACCCGTTAATTGAGTATAAGAGTGAAGGTTACGAAATGTTCTTGGAAATGATGACCGCCATTCGCCGCGATGTCGTCTATTCCTTGTTCCAATTCCAACCCCAAGCGCAACCGCAGGTTGAGACTGCTTCGGAGATGGTTTAA
- a CDS encoding cytochrome C — translation MANFVRSKTEKRKPRQRSIILFFLLLLWCSFLAWGLTLFTQPQTAQSQSVSNTPLVGTVDVIPQRYQLGQELYLENCATCHIGVPPAVLPTETWVDLIQDAQHYGTQIKPLVDPQRLLVWEYLRTFSRMRSQYEERTPYRIAQSRYFKALHPQVKLPQSVPMASCITCHPGADKYDFRSLSAEWQE, via the coding sequence ATGGCCAATTTTGTCAGGTCAAAAACTGAGAAACGAAAACCAAGACAACGATCGATCATCCTATTCTTTTTGCTCCTATTATGGTGTAGTTTTCTGGCGTGGGGCTTAACTTTATTCACTCAGCCTCAAACTGCACAAAGTCAGTCAGTTAGCAATACTCCATTAGTGGGAACTGTAGATGTGATTCCTCAACGTTACCAACTTGGACAAGAACTTTATCTAGAAAATTGTGCTACTTGTCATATAGGAGTCCCACCAGCAGTTTTACCTACCGAAACTTGGGTTGATTTGATTCAAGATGCTCAACATTATGGGACACAAATTAAACCGCTAGTCGATCCACAACGGTTATTAGTGTGGGAATATTTGCGGACTTTTTCCCGTATGCGATCGCAATATGAAGAACGTACACCCTATCGCATCGCTCAATCCCGCTATTTTAAAGCATTACATCCCCAAGTCAAACTTCCTCAATCTGTCCCAATGGCTAGTTGTATCACCTGTCATCCCGGCGCAGACAAGTATGATTTTCGTAGCCTCTCTGCTGAGTGGCAAGAGTAA
- a CDS encoding AAA family ATPase: MRTGIERLTENLGLTLVGKTEAIRLVLVALLAGGHALLEDVPGVGKTLLAKSLARSIDGKFQRIQCTPDLLPSDITGTNIWNQSKAEFEFLPGPVFANVVLADEINRATPRTQSALLEVMEERQVTVDGVSRQVPHPFFVIATQNPIEYQGTFPLPEAQMDRFTISLSLGYPSEAEELQMLQRIKGGINVEELQPCISLEEVLELRRLCSNIKLETSLQQYIITLVRATREHEEITLGVSPRGAVALQKATQALAFLFGRDYGIPDDVKFLAPYVLSHRLIPSGGRRANTIVERLLKEVAIP; the protein is encoded by the coding sequence ATGAGAACAGGTATTGAGCGGCTAACGGAAAACTTGGGTCTGACCCTGGTGGGCAAAACTGAAGCCATTCGTCTAGTATTGGTAGCATTGTTAGCTGGTGGTCACGCCTTGCTAGAGGACGTACCAGGGGTAGGAAAAACTTTACTCGCTAAATCTCTAGCTCGATCGATCGATGGCAAATTCCAAAGAATTCAGTGTACCCCAGATTTGTTGCCCAGCGATATCACAGGAACTAATATTTGGAATCAAAGCAAAGCCGAATTTGAATTTTTACCCGGGCCAGTATTTGCTAATGTCGTCTTAGCAGACGAAATTAACCGCGCCACTCCCCGTACTCAGTCGGCGTTATTAGAAGTAATGGAAGAACGACAGGTAACAGTAGATGGGGTATCTCGACAAGTACCGCATCCTTTTTTTGTGATTGCGACGCAAAATCCGATCGAATATCAAGGTACATTTCCTTTGCCAGAAGCGCAAATGGATCGCTTTACAATCTCCCTTTCTCTCGGTTATCCTTCGGAAGCTGAAGAACTGCAAATGCTTCAAAGGATTAAGGGAGGAATTAATGTTGAAGAATTACAACCTTGTATTTCCTTAGAAGAAGTTTTAGAGTTACGCCGCTTATGTAGCAATATTAAATTAGAAACTTCTCTGCAACAGTATATTATTACCTTAGTTCGCGCCACCAGAGAGCATGAAGAAATTACTCTTGGTGTCAGTCCGCGTGGTGCAGTTGCTTTACAAAAAGCCACTCAAGCTTTAGCTTTTCTCTTTGGTAGAGATTATGGTATTCCCGATGATGTGAAGTTTTTAGCACCTTATGTGCTTTCTCATCGCCTGATTCCTTCAGGAGGAAGACGAGCCAATACTATAGTAGAGAGATTGTTAAAGGAAGTTGCTATTCCTTAG
- a CDS encoding bifunctional riboflavin kinase/FAD synthetase produces MWVTSSLTTALTPTAVALGNFDGVHQGHQQVVKPVLPVLHSSETARSPAVSTQSGRRLDNGFLADIDRDCWESDYKVSASDRPYPTVVTFNPHPREFFTGQPRALLTPLNEKVVQLTALGVEQLVLLPFDREMADLSPQEFVEHILVRQLKAKWISVGQDFCFGHGRSGTSADLQIIAAKYGVEVVIVPIQNDEGERISSSAIRQFLLEGEVERANQLLGRPYTLIGSVIQGQQIGRTIGFPTANLQLPANKFLPRFGVYAVRVLIDKAKDTETSLVLNTETKENSSILTPWKGVMNIGYRPTVDGSNQTVEVHLLDWTGDLYGKTLTVSLEKFLRPEQKFASLEELKQQITADCLQATAVLS; encoded by the coding sequence GTGTGGGTTACCTCATCGCTAACTACGGCTTTAACTCCAACTGCTGTTGCTCTGGGAAATTTCGACGGCGTTCACCAAGGGCATCAACAGGTAGTTAAACCTGTATTACCTGTTTTACACAGTTCTGAAACTGCACGCAGTCCAGCAGTATCAACTCAAAGCGGTCGTCGATTAGACAATGGATTTTTAGCAGATATAGATCGTGATTGCTGGGAAAGCGATTATAAAGTTAGTGCTAGCGATCGTCCTTATCCTACCGTTGTTACTTTTAATCCGCATCCGCGAGAGTTTTTTACCGGACAACCCCGTGCTTTACTAACGCCGTTAAACGAAAAAGTAGTGCAATTGACCGCTTTGGGAGTAGAACAATTAGTTTTACTACCATTCGATCGGGAAATGGCAGATTTAAGCCCTCAAGAGTTTGTCGAACACATATTAGTCCGACAACTAAAAGCTAAATGGATTAGCGTAGGGCAAGATTTTTGCTTTGGGCATGGACGATCGGGAACTTCAGCAGACTTACAAATAATTGCTGCCAAATATGGCGTAGAAGTAGTGATTGTGCCAATTCAAAACGACGAAGGCGAAAGAATTAGTAGTTCGGCAATCCGTCAATTTCTCTTAGAAGGAGAAGTGGAACGAGCTAATCAATTATTGGGAAGACCATATACTTTGATCGGTAGTGTAATTCAAGGTCAGCAAATTGGAAGAACTATTGGATTTCCTACCGCTAACTTACAACTACCTGCTAACAAATTTTTACCTCGTTTTGGTGTTTATGCCGTGCGAGTTTTGATTGACAAAGCTAAAGACACAGAAACTTCTTTGGTATTAAACACAGAAACAAAGGAAAATTCATCTATTCTTACTCCCTGGAAAGGGGTAATGAACATTGGCTATCGTCCAACAGTAGATGGTAGTAATCAAACTGTAGAAGTTCATTTGTTAGATTGGACTGGAGATTTATACGGTAAAACTTTAACTGTTAGTTTAGAAAAATTCCTGCGCCCAGAACAGAAATTTGCCTCTTTGGAAGAACTCAAGCAACAGATTACTGCTGATTGTTTACAAGCAACAGCAGTATTGAGTTAA
- a CDS encoding MBL fold metallo-hydrolase, which produces MSVMQNQFLINFWGVRGSIPCPGPHTVRYGGNTPCIQMQVGGKHLIFDGGTGLRVLGQTLLSQMPLEAYLFFTHSHWDHIQGFPFFTPAFVKGNRFNIYGAIAPNGATIEQRLHDQMLHPNFPVPLQIMGAQLKFFDLKPGDSIELDDRITLETALLNHPGEAVGYRVNWRGCSAAYITDTEHYPDRLDENVLALAQNANVLIYDATYTDEEYHSPRSSKVGWGHSTWQEAIKLAQAANVEKLVIFHHDPLHDDNFLDLVGEQAAQVFPNTIMAKEGMSIQLPVPAPQAEDIKMSV; this is translated from the coding sequence ATGTCTGTGATGCAAAACCAATTTTTAATTAACTTCTGGGGCGTTAGAGGTAGTATACCCTGTCCAGGCCCGCATACAGTCCGTTACGGTGGTAATACACCTTGTATCCAAATGCAAGTAGGCGGGAAACACCTGATTTTTGATGGTGGTACTGGACTGCGTGTTTTGGGACAAACTCTCCTGTCTCAAATGCCGTTGGAAGCTTACCTATTTTTCACCCATTCCCATTGGGATCATATTCAGGGATTTCCCTTTTTTACACCTGCTTTTGTCAAGGGAAATCGGTTCAATATATACGGCGCAATTGCTCCCAATGGTGCCACGATCGAACAACGCCTGCACGATCAAATGCTTCATCCTAACTTCCCCGTGCCATTACAAATCATGGGTGCTCAGTTAAAATTCTTTGACTTGAAACCTGGAGATTCGATCGAATTAGACGATCGGATTACTTTGGAAACGGCACTATTAAATCATCCCGGAGAAGCAGTAGGTTATCGAGTCAACTGGCGAGGCTGTTCGGCAGCTTACATCACCGATACAGAGCATTATCCCGATCGCTTAGATGAAAATGTGTTGGCTTTGGCACAAAACGCCAACGTATTAATTTACGATGCTACTTATACCGACGAAGAATACCACTCTCCCAGGTCTAGCAAAGTTGGTTGGGGTCACTCTACTTGGCAAGAAGCAATTAAACTTGCTCAAGCAGCTAACGTTGAAAAACTAGTAATTTTTCATCATGACCCATTACATGATGATAACTTCTTAGATTTAGTAGGAGAGCAAGCAGCACAAGTTTTTCCTAACACAATCATGGCCAAGGAAGGAATGTCTATCCAACTCCCAGTTCCCGCACCCCAAGCAGAAGACATCAAAATGTCAGTGTAA
- a CDS encoding HAD-IA family hydrolase, translated as MTIKVIIFDFDGTVADTFDVLLTISNNLASEFGYAPTSPEEISQIKNLTTREIIRRSGVPVYKIPFLLRKVISELNSKIHVLYPVEGMKAALFELKRQGNKLGIITSNDRENVQIFLQNNGLLELFAFIYGGTRIFGKSRVINSFLHQANLCPEEVIYVGDETRDIEAAKKSKIRIIAVSWGFNSQKILKQQKPDFLIEHPHQLVEVIKLLQNPPI; from the coding sequence ATGACTATAAAAGTAATTATTTTTGATTTTGATGGCACGGTTGCCGATACATTTGATGTTCTACTGACTATTAGCAATAATCTAGCTTCAGAATTCGGTTATGCACCTACAAGTCCTGAAGAAATTTCTCAAATTAAAAATTTAACAACTAGAGAAATTATTAGGCGATCGGGTGTACCAGTTTATAAAATTCCTTTTTTGCTCCGAAAAGTGATTTCTGAATTAAACAGTAAAATTCATGTTTTGTACCCTGTAGAGGGAATGAAAGCAGCTTTGTTTGAATTAAAAAGACAAGGAAATAAATTAGGAATTATTACTTCTAATGACCGAGAAAATGTGCAGATATTCTTACAAAATAACGGCTTGTTAGAATTGTTTGCTTTTATTTATGGAGGAACTAGAATTTTTGGTAAAAGTCGCGTCATCAACAGCTTTTTACACCAAGCTAATCTCTGTCCCGAAGAAGTAATTTATGTGGGTGATGAAACCAGGGATATAGAAGCAGCGAAAAAAAGTAAAATTAGAATCATTGCTGTTAGCTGGGGCTTTAATTCCCAAAAAATACTCAAACAACAAAAACCGGACTTTTTAATCGAACATCCTCACCAACTTGTAGAGGTAATTAAACTTTTACAAAATCCACCAATTTAA
- the queG gene encoding tRNA epoxyqueuosine(34) reductase QueG, with protein sequence MVNTIIDSTQVKQKASELGFHQVGIASVDTEDESEAQKLQQWLALGYQADMQWMSNPKRENIRLIMPEVQSVICVALNYYISDQRPEGTEYAKISRYAWGRDYHKVMHKKLKALTNWLQEQGEGILARYYADTGPIQDKVWAQRAGIGWIAKNTNVITKKYGSWVFLAEVLTNLNLVPDTPHTHHCGTCTRCITACPTNAIRPLDNSSDSQTFVVDANCCIAYHTIENRSQDLPSAIAPHLNNWVAGCDICQDVCPWNQRFAKPTDVLEFQPYPGNVNPTLEELAEISDREWEKKFPASALRRIKPEMWRRNARTNLKYLHP encoded by the coding sequence GTGGTAAATACAATAATTGATAGCACTCAGGTAAAGCAGAAAGCTTCTGAGTTAGGGTTTCATCAAGTTGGAATAGCATCTGTAGATACAGAAGATGAATCCGAAGCTCAGAAATTGCAGCAATGGTTGGCATTGGGTTATCAGGCAGATATGCAATGGATGTCAAATCCAAAACGAGAAAATATCCGCTTAATCATGCCAGAAGTTCAATCCGTGATTTGTGTGGCACTCAACTACTACATATCGGATCAACGTCCAGAGGGCACAGAGTATGCCAAAATCTCTCGTTATGCCTGGGGACGAGACTATCACAAAGTCATGCACAAAAAACTCAAGGCGCTAACTAACTGGTTACAGGAACAAGGAGAAGGAATTTTAGCACGTTATTATGCTGATACTGGCCCGATTCAAGATAAAGTTTGGGCACAAAGAGCAGGTATTGGCTGGATTGCCAAAAATACGAATGTAATTACCAAGAAATATGGATCTTGGGTATTTTTAGCAGAAGTTTTGACTAATTTAAATTTGGTTCCTGACACTCCTCATACTCATCACTGTGGTACTTGTACTCGTTGCATTACGGCTTGTCCGACTAATGCAATTCGTCCTTTAGATAATTCTTCTGATTCCCAAACTTTTGTTGTCGATGCTAATTGTTGTATTGCTTACCATACGATCGAAAATCGTAGTCAAGATTTACCTTCTGCGATCGCACCCCACTTAAATAATTGGGTCGCTGGTTGTGATATTTGTCAAGATGTTTGTCCTTGGAACCAAAGATTTGCTAAACCAACAGACGTTTTAGAATTTCAACCTTACCCTGGAAATGTTAACCCTACCCTAGAAGAATTAGCGGAAATTTCCGATCGAGAGTGGGAAAAAAAATTTCCCGCCTCCGCATTACGAAGAATTAAGCCAGAAATGTGGCGACGAAATGCCCGGACTAACTTAAAATATTTGCATCCTTAG